From the genome of Streptomyces sp. NBC_00659, one region includes:
- the hrcA gene encoding heat-inducible transcriptional repressor HrcA, with translation MLSERRLEVLRAIVQDYVGTEEPVGSKALTERHRLGVSPATVRNDMAVLEDEGYIAQPHTSAGRIPTDKGYRLFVDKLAGVKPMTAPERRAIQNFLDGAVDLDDVVGRTVRLLAQLTRQVAVVQYPSLTRSTVRHVELLSMAPARVMLVLITDTGRVEQRMINCPAPFGETSLADLRARLNSRVAGRPFADVPQLVQDLPDAFEAEDRGTVSTVLSTLLETLVEETEERLMIGGTANLTRFGHDFPLTIRPVLEALEEQVVLLKLLGEAGDSSMTVRIGHENAYEGLNSTSVVSVGYGSGVEAVAKLGVVGPTRMDYPGTMGAVRAVARYVGQILAES, from the coding sequence ATGCTCAGCGAACGCAGGCTCGAGGTGCTGCGCGCCATCGTCCAGGACTACGTGGGCACCGAGGAGCCGGTCGGCTCCAAGGCGCTCACCGAGCGGCACCGGCTGGGCGTCTCGCCCGCGACCGTCCGCAACGACATGGCGGTCCTGGAGGACGAGGGGTACATCGCCCAGCCGCACACCAGTGCCGGGCGCATCCCCACGGACAAGGGCTACCGCCTCTTCGTCGACAAGCTCGCCGGCGTCAAGCCGATGACCGCGCCCGAGCGCCGCGCCATCCAGAACTTCCTGGACGGTGCCGTCGACCTGGACGACGTCGTCGGCCGGACCGTGCGGCTGCTCGCGCAGCTCACCCGGCAGGTCGCCGTCGTGCAGTACCCCTCGCTGACCCGCTCGACCGTGCGCCATGTGGAGCTGCTGTCCATGGCTCCCGCACGGGTGATGCTCGTGCTGATCACGGACACCGGCCGGGTCGAACAGCGCATGATCAACTGTCCGGCGCCGTTCGGTGAGACGTCGCTGGCGGACCTGCGCGCCCGGCTCAACAGCCGGGTCGCGGGACGCCCCTTCGCGGACGTCCCGCAGCTCGTCCAGGACCTCCCGGACGCCTTCGAGGCGGAAGACCGGGGTACGGTCTCGACGGTGCTCTCCACACTGCTGGAGACACTCGTCGAGGAGACCGAGGAGCGGCTGATGATCGGCGGTACCGCCAATCTGACGCGATTCGGACATGACTTCCCTCTCACCATCCGGCCGGTGCTCGAAGCGCTGGAGGAGCAGGTCGTGCTCCTCAAGTTGCTTGGAGAGGCCGGGGATTCGAGCATGACCGTGCGAATCGGGCACGAGAACGCGTACGAGGGACTCAACTCCACGTCCGTGGTCTCCGTCGGCTACGGTTCGGGCGTTGAGGCAGTAGCCAAACTCGGCGTGGTCGGCCCGACCCGCATGGATTACCCGGGAACGATGGGAGCGGTACGAGCGGTGGCACGGTACGTCGGACAGATCCTGGCGGAGTCGTAA
- a CDS encoding MBL fold metallo-hydrolase: protein MRLTWEGLGWERLAPRVGRRRLPGWDCTAGLVVGEGAALMIDAGSSLAEGAALCADARALTGGRVTHIALTHPHFDHVFGAAAFAGARILVADGSSGAYENGRDELCADAVRNGLDPRAAEEAADTLVRPRGFVRSTWDLDLGGVEVRLVRTGEGHTAHDLVAVVSGDPAVVFCGDLVEESGEPQAGPDAVPSRWPAALDRLLGLGGENALYVPGHGAVVDAMFVRTQRDALAARFGATTSGTAGSG from the coding sequence ATGAGGCTGACTTGGGAAGGGCTCGGGTGGGAAAGGCTGGCGCCCCGGGTGGGGCGACGGCGGCTTCCGGGCTGGGACTGCACGGCCGGGCTCGTCGTCGGCGAGGGGGCGGCGCTGATGATCGACGCCGGGTCCAGTCTCGCGGAGGGCGCCGCGCTGTGCGCCGACGCGCGTGCCCTCACCGGCGGGCGTGTGACTCATATCGCGCTCACCCACCCGCATTTCGACCACGTGTTCGGCGCCGCGGCGTTCGCGGGCGCACGGATCCTCGTCGCGGACGGTTCGTCCGGGGCGTACGAGAACGGCCGCGACGAGCTCTGCGCGGACGCGGTGCGCAACGGTCTCGACCCGAGGGCGGCGGAGGAGGCGGCCGACACCCTCGTACGCCCCCGCGGCTTCGTCCGGAGCACCTGGGACCTGGATCTCGGCGGCGTCGAGGTCCGGCTGGTGCGGACGGGCGAGGGCCACACCGCCCACGACCTCGTGGCCGTCGTGTCCGGCGACCCGGCGGTGGTGTTCTGCGGCGACCTGGTCGAGGAGTCGGGCGAGCCTCAGGCGGGCCCCGACGCCGTACCGTCACGCTGGCCCGCGGCTCTCGACCGGCTGCTCGGACTGGGCGGCGAGAACGCGCTGTACGTCCCCGGGCACGGGGCGGTCGTGGACGCCATGTTCGTACGGACCCAACGGGACGCCTTGGCGGCACGTTTCGGCGCGACGACTTCCGGCACGGCGGGTTCCGGCTGA
- a CDS encoding DUF3097 domain-containing protein codes for MRQYSPDLTPPWKKPRSVPEVPADPGLVVEEPGTGFCGAVIRCEAGTVTLEDRFGKHRVFPLEPRGFLLEGKVVTLVRPAPAAPVRPSRTASGSVAVPGARARVARAGRIYVEGRHDAELVERVWGDDLRVEGVVVEYLEGVDDLPAVVDAFAPGPDARLGVLVDHLIPGSKESRIAEAVTSEHALVLGHPYIDVWEAVKPSSVGIPGWPRVPRGQDWKTGVCRALGWPENTGAAWQHILSRVHSYRDLEPALLGRVEELIDFVTAPE; via the coding sequence ATGCGCCAGTACTCTCCGGACCTGACCCCGCCGTGGAAGAAGCCCCGGTCCGTGCCCGAGGTCCCGGCGGACCCGGGTCTGGTCGTCGAGGAGCCCGGCACCGGCTTCTGCGGCGCGGTGATCCGCTGCGAGGCGGGCACCGTGACCCTGGAGGACCGCTTCGGCAAGCACCGGGTGTTCCCGCTGGAACCGCGCGGCTTCCTCCTGGAGGGCAAGGTGGTGACCCTGGTCCGCCCGGCGCCCGCGGCTCCCGTACGCCCCAGCCGTACGGCCTCCGGCTCGGTGGCGGTACCCGGCGCCCGCGCCCGGGTCGCGCGCGCCGGGCGCATCTACGTCGAGGGCCGCCACGACGCCGAACTGGTCGAGCGGGTCTGGGGCGACGACCTGCGCGTCGAGGGCGTCGTCGTGGAGTACCTGGAGGGCGTCGACGACCTCCCGGCGGTCGTCGACGCGTTCGCCCCGGGCCCGGACGCCCGGCTCGGCGTCCTCGTGGACCACCTGATCCCGGGTTCGAAGGAGTCCCGGATCGCCGAGGCGGTCACGAGCGAGCACGCCCTGGTGCTCGGCCACCCGTACATCGACGTCTGGGAGGCCGTGAAGCCGTCCTCCGTGGGCATTCCGGGCTGGCCCCGGGTCCCGCGCGGCCAGGACTGGAAGACGGGCGTGTGCCGGGCCCTGGGCTGGCCGGAGAACACCGGCGCGGCCTGGCAGCACATCCTGTCCCGGGTCCACTCCTACAGGGACCTGGAACCGGCGCTCCTGGGCCGCGTGGAGGAACTGATCGACTTCGTCACCGCGCCGGAGTGA
- the hemW gene encoding radical SAM family heme chaperone HemW, with the protein MPSALPDGEPVPDDGALPAHALDGAADRPLGFYLHVPYCATRCGYCDFNTYTATELRGSGGVLASRDNYADTLTDEIRLARKVLGDDPRPVRTVFVGGGTPTLLAAGDLVRMLGAIRDEFGLADDAEITTEANPESVDPEYLATLRAGGFNRISFGMQSARQHVLKVLDRTHTPGRPEACVAEARAAGFAHVNLDLIYGTPGESDDDWRASLEAALGAGPDHISAYALIVEEGTQLARRIRRGEVPMTDDDVHADRYLIADEVMSAAGFDWYEVSNWATSEAGRCLHNELYWRGADWWGAGPGAHSHVGGVRWWNVKHPGAYAAALAEGRSPGAGRELLSDEDRRVERILLELRLREGCPLSLLRPDGLAASRRALSDGLLEAGPYDAGRAVLTLRGRLLADAVVRDLVD; encoded by the coding sequence ATGCCTTCCGCACTTCCCGACGGTGAGCCCGTCCCCGACGACGGGGCGCTGCCCGCGCACGCCCTGGACGGGGCGGCCGATCGGCCCCTCGGGTTCTACCTCCACGTTCCGTACTGCGCGACCCGCTGCGGCTACTGCGACTTCAACACCTACACGGCGACCGAGCTGCGGGGCAGCGGGGGCGTGCTCGCCTCCCGCGACAACTACGCGGACACCCTGACCGACGAGATCCGGCTCGCCCGCAAGGTCCTGGGCGACGACCCCCGCCCGGTCCGCACGGTCTTCGTCGGAGGCGGTACGCCCACGCTGCTGGCGGCCGGCGATCTCGTACGGATGCTGGGCGCGATCCGGGACGAGTTCGGGCTCGCGGACGACGCCGAGATCACGACGGAGGCGAACCCCGAGTCCGTGGACCCGGAGTACCTCGCGACCCTGCGCGCCGGCGGCTTCAACCGGATCTCCTTCGGTATGCAGAGCGCCCGGCAGCACGTCCTGAAGGTGCTCGACCGCACGCACACCCCGGGCCGCCCCGAGGCCTGTGTCGCCGAGGCCCGCGCGGCCGGCTTCGCACATGTGAACCTTGATCTGATCTACGGCACACCGGGCGAGTCGGACGACGACTGGCGGGCATCGCTCGAAGCGGCCCTCGGCGCCGGTCCCGACCACATCTCCGCGTACGCGCTCATCGTCGAGGAGGGCACCCAGCTCGCGCGCCGGATCCGCCGCGGTGAGGTCCCCATGACGGACGACGACGTGCACGCGGACCGCTATCTCATCGCGGACGAGGTGATGTCGGCGGCGGGCTTCGACTGGTACGAGGTGTCGAACTGGGCCACCTCCGAGGCGGGCCGCTGTCTGCACAACGAGCTGTACTGGCGCGGCGCCGACTGGTGGGGAGCGGGCCCCGGAGCGCACAGCCACGTCGGCGGCGTTCGCTGGTGGAACGTGAAACATCCGGGGGCGTACGCGGCGGCGCTGGCCGAGGGCCGCTCCCCGGGCGCCGGCCGTGAACTCCTGTCCGACGAGGACCGCCGGGTCGAGCGGATCCTCCTCGAACTGCGGCTGCGCGAGGGCTGCCCGCTCTCGCTGCTCCGCCCCGACGGCCTCGCGGCCTCCCGCCGCGCTCTGTCCGACGGACTCCTCGAAGCCGGTCCGTACGACGCCGGCCGCGCCGTCCTCACCCTGCGCGGCCGCCTCCTCGCGGACGCCGTCGTCCGGGATCTGGTGGACTGA
- a CDS encoding SpoIIE family protein phosphatase — MGAIPTQRDSTPCAPDVLAHHPAGRDVVSRTSLPGTPLAPAAARRFLRDTLLSWAELALPGTEIIDDRLTGDAAVVVSELVTNAVVHAGTDVELLCRLECPADGPPGPLVVEVSDRHPSRAIREDGAEPAYGTPEYGRGLRLVSALSEAWGITYRPGVKTVWSRLLVDGAAGALPGAGVFADADDPRLPGRFDDVSGLAGPGGFAGAGGFSVPGGFADDDGLSGPGGFAAAGGPAGPGGFGDADGLAGTSGFAAADGLTGEAEDSEPTGAGAIAYAEGPLPGYGPGAGVEPYRALSASGANRSTGSGHDWLDRGALSFLAEASDLLAGQLDEDLVAALAGQLLVPRLADWCAVWLEDEATDRAGGLGLALGPRLARVWHGSENLIEGLRQALEKDPPRLPDAVRSRAVPVPWPGEALGARGASGAALAYRLIAGGRPLGTLVIGRAGPPDFPDEVTGLVEDLSRRIALAIGAARQYARQATISRVLQRGLLPGAVAEIPGVRSALVYEPLDKGGPSGDFYDVFPAGDGRWCFAVGDVQGKGPEAAVVIGLARPWLRLLAREGYDVADVLDRLNQLLLDDATEAADAAARALVAAGGPGLGTDLGPQTRFLSMLYGELVPFDGGVRCTLASAGHPLPLLLSPDGGVREMARPQTLLGVFEDPQYASESFELYPGDSLLCVTDGVTERRDGSRQFDDDDGLAHALAGCTGLNAEMIAERIRGLVHAFGSRPPEDDMALLVLQAD; from the coding sequence GTGGGGGCCATTCCGACGCAACGGGATTCCACGCCATGCGCACCGGACGTGCTCGCGCACCACCCCGCCGGCCGGGACGTCGTGTCGCGTACATCCTTGCCCGGCACTCCGCTCGCCCCCGCGGCCGCGCGCCGATTCCTCCGCGACACACTCCTGAGCTGGGCCGAACTGGCCCTGCCCGGCACCGAGATCATCGACGACCGGCTCACCGGCGACGCGGCCGTGGTGGTCAGCGAGCTGGTCACCAACGCCGTCGTGCACGCGGGTACCGACGTCGAGCTGCTGTGCCGCCTGGAGTGCCCGGCCGACGGCCCGCCCGGACCGCTGGTCGTCGAGGTCTCCGACCGGCATCCCTCGCGGGCCATACGGGAGGACGGCGCCGAACCGGCTTACGGGACACCGGAGTACGGGCGGGGCCTGCGTCTGGTCTCCGCGCTCTCCGAGGCCTGGGGCATCACCTATCGTCCGGGCGTCAAGACCGTGTGGTCGAGGCTGCTGGTCGACGGGGCCGCCGGCGCTCTGCCGGGTGCGGGCGTCTTCGCGGACGCCGACGACCCGCGCCTGCCGGGCCGCTTCGACGACGTGAGCGGACTCGCCGGACCGGGCGGGTTCGCGGGTGCGGGCGGTTTCTCCGTGCCGGGCGGGTTCGCGGACGACGACGGCCTTTCCGGGCCCGGGGGATTCGCGGCCGCGGGCGGTCCTGCCGGGCCGGGGGGATTCGGGGACGCCGACGGGCTCGCGGGAACGAGCGGGTTCGCCGCAGCCGACGGGCTCACCGGCGAGGCGGAGGACTCGGAGCCGACCGGGGCCGGGGCCATCGCGTACGCCGAGGGGCCGCTCCCCGGGTACGGGCCGGGGGCCGGCGTCGAGCCGTACCGTGCCCTGTCCGCCTCGGGGGCGAACCGGAGCACCGGGTCGGGCCACGACTGGCTCGACCGGGGAGCCCTCTCCTTTCTCGCCGAGGCCTCCGACCTGCTCGCCGGACAGCTCGACGAGGACCTGGTCGCCGCGCTGGCCGGTCAGCTCCTCGTCCCGCGCCTCGCCGACTGGTGCGCCGTATGGCTGGAGGACGAGGCCACCGACCGGGCCGGCGGTCTCGGTCTGGCCCTCGGCCCCCGCCTCGCCCGCGTCTGGCACGGCAGCGAGAACCTCATCGAGGGACTGCGTCAGGCCCTGGAGAAGGACCCGCCGCGGCTGCCCGACGCGGTGCGCTCCCGGGCCGTCCCGGTGCCCTGGCCCGGCGAGGCGCTGGGCGCCCGCGGGGCGAGCGGGGCGGCGCTGGCGTACCGGCTGATCGCGGGCGGCCGGCCGCTGGGCACACTCGTCATCGGGCGGGCCGGACCGCCCGACTTCCCCGACGAGGTCACCGGACTCGTCGAGGACCTCAGCCGCCGTATCGCCCTGGCCATCGGAGCGGCCCGCCAGTACGCGCGCCAGGCCACCATCAGCCGGGTCCTGCAGCGCGGGCTGCTGCCGGGCGCGGTCGCCGAGATCCCCGGGGTGCGCAGCGCCCTCGTCTACGAGCCGCTCGACAAGGGCGGGCCGAGCGGTGACTTCTACGACGTGTTCCCGGCGGGCGACGGGCGCTGGTGCTTCGCGGTCGGCGACGTCCAGGGCAAGGGGCCCGAGGCCGCCGTCGTGATCGGCCTGGCGCGGCCCTGGCTGCGGCTGCTGGCGCGTGAGGGCTACGACGTCGCGGACGTCCTCGACCGTCTCAACCAGCTCCTCCTCGACGACGCGACGGAGGCCGCGGACGCGGCGGCCCGCGCTCTCGTGGCCGCGGGCGGACCCGGGCTCGGCACCGACCTCGGCCCGCAGACGCGCTTCCTGTCCATGCTCTACGGCGAGCTGGTCCCCTTCGACGGCGGAGTGCGCTGCACCCTCGCCTCGGCGGGGCATCCGCTGCCGCTGCTGCTGAGCCCCGACGGCGGTGTTCGGGAGATGGCCCGGCCGCAGACCCTGCTCGGCGTCTTCGAGGACCCCCAATACGCCTCCGAGTCCTTCGAGCTGTATCCCGGGGACAGCCTCCTGTGCGTCACCGACGGCGTGACGGAGCGGCGCGACGGGTCCCGTCAGTTCGACGACGACGACGGTCTCGCGCACGCCCTCGCGGGCTGCACCGGCCTGAACGCCGAGATGATCGCGGAACGGATCCGCGGGCTGGTGCACGCGTTCGGCAGCCGCCCGCCGGAGGACGACATGGCCCTGCTGGTGTTGCAGGCCGACTAG
- a CDS encoding response regulator has protein sequence MSAQTTTDEGASILLVDDMEDNLVALEAVLRSLNEPLVRARSGEEAMRALLRQRFAVVLLDIRMPGMDGFETAANIKRLDQTKDVPIIFLTGTDADAGYAFRGYATGAADYLAKPFDPWVLRAKVSVFLDLHRKNRQLECLLAREQDQFDELAARLRRMDTHLSADAVPDIPELRDQLRRMDELLSRMRHRRDG, from the coding sequence ATGAGCGCCCAGACGACGACCGACGAGGGAGCGAGCATCCTCCTGGTCGACGACATGGAGGACAACCTGGTCGCGCTGGAAGCCGTCCTGCGTTCCCTCAACGAACCGCTGGTGCGCGCGCGTTCGGGCGAGGAGGCGATGAGGGCGCTGCTGCGGCAGCGGTTCGCGGTCGTCCTGCTCGACATCCGGATGCCGGGCATGGACGGATTCGAGACGGCCGCGAACATCAAGCGGCTCGACCAGACCAAGGACGTGCCCATCATCTTCCTGACGGGCACGGACGCCGACGCGGGCTACGCCTTCCGCGGGTACGCGACGGGTGCCGCCGACTATCTGGCGAAGCCGTTCGACCCGTGGGTCCTGCGCGCCAAGGTCAGCGTCTTTCTCGACCTGCACCGCAAGAACCGTCAGCTGGAGTGCCTGCTCGCCCGTGAGCAGGACCAGTTCGACGAACTCGCCGCCCGCCTCAGGAGGATGGACACGCACCTGTCGGCCGACGCCGTCCCGGACATACCCGAACTCCGCGACCAGCTACGGCGGATGGACGAACTGCTGAGCAGGATGCGGCACAGGCGGGACGGATAG
- a CDS encoding AMP-dependent synthetase/ligase, which produces MSDTQTLIENRPPSVAALFLERVAATPDAEAYRYPVPASGDGPDTWKSLTWAQAAERVYAIAAGLIELGVQPEQRVALASSTRVEWILADLGILCAGAATTTVYPQTNAEESAFILSDSASRILIAEDAAQLAKAREKRAELPELTHVVVIDAEGVETEDWVLTLAELEARGSAYLEKHPELIKERVGAITADQLATLIYTSGTTGRPKGVRLPQDNWSYMAKAIAATGLLGQDDVQYLWLPLAHVFGKVLTSGQIEVGHVTAVDGRVDKIIENLPVVRPTYMAAVPRIFEKVYNGVAAKARAGGGAKYKIFQWAAEVSREYAKASQDNFRRTGSASVPFALGAKHKVADALVYAKIREAFGGNLRACISGSAALAPEIGYFFAGAGIHILEGYGLTESSAASFVNPGEAYRTGTVGKPVPGTEVRIADDGEILLRGPGIMEGYHGLPEKTAEVLEADGWFHTGDIGELSVDGYLKITDRKKDLIKTSGGKYIAPAEVEGQFKAVCPYVSNILVHGADRNFCTALISLDEPSILDWAKDNGLEGKSYADVVAAPATVALVEGYVKELNAGLQRWQTIKKFRLLPRDLDVEHGEITPSLKLKRPVVEKAYKHLIDEMYAGSREA; this is translated from the coding sequence GTGAGCGACACACAGACCCTGATCGAGAACCGTCCGCCGTCCGTCGCCGCACTCTTCCTGGAGCGCGTGGCGGCCACACCCGACGCCGAGGCATACCGCTACCCGGTACCGGCCTCGGGTGACGGACCGGACACCTGGAAGTCGCTGACCTGGGCGCAGGCCGCCGAGCGGGTCTACGCCATCGCCGCCGGGCTGATCGAGCTCGGCGTCCAGCCGGAGCAGCGCGTCGCGCTCGCCTCCTCGACCCGCGTCGAGTGGATCCTGGCCGACCTCGGCATCCTCTGCGCGGGCGCGGCCACCACGACCGTGTATCCGCAGACCAACGCCGAGGAGTCGGCGTTCATCCTCTCCGACTCCGCGAGCAGGATCCTCATCGCGGAGGACGCGGCCCAGCTCGCCAAGGCCCGCGAGAAGCGCGCCGAGCTGCCCGAGCTCACGCACGTCGTGGTCATCGACGCGGAGGGCGTGGAGACCGAGGACTGGGTCCTGACGCTCGCCGAGCTGGAGGCGCGCGGCTCCGCGTACCTGGAGAAGCACCCCGAGCTGATCAAGGAGCGGGTCGGCGCGATCACCGCCGACCAGCTCGCGACCCTCATCTACACCTCCGGCACCACGGGCCGTCCCAAGGGCGTCCGGCTGCCGCAGGACAACTGGTCGTACATGGCGAAGGCGATCGCCGCGACCGGCCTGCTCGGCCAGGACGACGTCCAGTACCTGTGGCTGCCGCTCGCGCACGTCTTCGGCAAGGTGCTGACCTCCGGCCAGATCGAGGTCGGCCACGTCACCGCCGTCGACGGTCGCGTGGACAAGATCATCGAGAACCTTCCGGTAGTGCGGCCGACGTACATGGCGGCCGTGCCGCGCATCTTCGAGAAGGTCTACAACGGGGTCGCCGCCAAGGCGCGGGCCGGCGGCGGCGCCAAGTACAAGATCTTCCAGTGGGCCGCCGAGGTCTCCCGGGAGTACGCGAAGGCGAGCCAGGACAACTTCCGCCGCACGGGTTCGGCCTCGGTGCCGTTCGCGCTCGGCGCCAAGCACAAGGTCGCCGACGCGCTCGTCTACGCCAAGATCCGCGAGGCCTTCGGCGGCAACCTGCGTGCCTGCATCTCCGGCTCCGCCGCGCTCGCGCCGGAGATCGGCTACTTCTTCGCCGGCGCCGGCATCCACATCCTGGAGGGCTACGGACTCACCGAGTCCTCCGCCGCCTCCTTCGTGAACCCGGGCGAGGCCTACCGCACCGGTACGGTCGGCAAGCCGGTGCCCGGCACCGAGGTGCGTATCGCGGACGACGGCGAGATCCTGCTGCGCGGCCCCGGCATCATGGAGGGCTACCACGGGCTGCCCGAGAAGACCGCCGAGGTCCTGGAGGCCGACGGCTGGTTCCACACCGGTGACATCGGCGAGCTGTCCGTGGACGGCTATCTGAAGATCACCGACCGCAAGAAGGACCTCATCAAGACCTCGGGCGGCAAGTACATCGCCCCCGCCGAGGTCGAGGGCCAGTTCAAGGCCGTCTGCCCGTACGTCTCCAACATCCTCGTGCACGGCGCCGACCGGAACTTCTGCACCGCGCTCATCTCCCTCGACGAGCCGTCCATCCTCGACTGGGCCAAGGACAACGGCCTGGAGGGCAAGTCGTACGCGGACGTCGTCGCGGCGCCCGCCACGGTCGCCCTCGTCGAGGGCTACGTGAAGGAGCTCAACGCGGGCCTGCAGCGCTGGCAGACCATCAAGAAGTTCCGTCTGCTGCCCCGCGACCTGGACGTCGAGCACGGCGAGATCACCCCGAGCCTCAAGCTGAAGCGCCCGGTCGTCGAGAAGGCGTACAAGCACCTGATCGACGAGATGTACGCGGGCTCCCGCGAGGCGTAG
- the lepA gene encoding translation elongation factor 4 produces the protein MPATPNNVPEPSRTDPALIRNFCIIAHIDHGKSTLADRMLQLTGVVDARQMRAQYLDRMDIERERGITIKSQAVRLPWASTQDPGKTHILNMIDTPGHVDFTYEVSRSLAACEGTVLLVDAAQGIEAQTLANLYLAMENDLKIIPVLNKIDLPAAQPEKFSEELANLIGCDPEDVLKVSAKTGLGVEALLDKVVAEIPAPVGVQDAPARAMIFDSVYDSYRGVVTYVRVIDGQLNKRERIRMMSTGATHELLEIGVSAPEMKAADGLGVGEVGYIITGVKDVRQSKVGDTITTLHKGATEALGGYKDPKPMVFSGLYPLDGSDYPELRDALDKLQLNDAALVYEPETSAALGFGFRVGFLGLLHLDVIRERLEREFGLDLIATAPNVVYRVEMEDRSEHIVTNPSEFPEGKIDKVYEPVVRATILAPSEFIGAIMELCQTRRGTLLGMDYLSEDRVEIRYTLPLAEIVFDFFDQLKSKTRGYASLDYEPTGEQTSSLVKVDILLHGDKVDAFSAVTHKDQAYAYGVRLVAKLRELIPRQAFEVPIQAAIGSRVIARETIRAIRKDVLAKCYGGDISRKRKLLEKQKEGKKRMKMVGSVEVPQEAFIAVLSSDDSGPAAKGKK, from the coding sequence GTGCCCGCGACCCCTAACAATGTGCCCGAGCCGAGCCGTACCGACCCGGCTCTGATCCGCAATTTCTGCATCATCGCGCACATCGACCACGGCAAGTCCACGCTCGCCGACCGCATGCTCCAGCTGACGGGGGTGGTCGACGCGCGGCAGATGCGTGCTCAGTACCTCGACCGTATGGACATCGAGCGCGAGCGCGGCATCACGATCAAGTCCCAGGCGGTCCGGCTGCCCTGGGCGTCGACCCAGGATCCGGGTAAGACCCACATCCTCAACATGATCGACACCCCCGGGCACGTCGACTTCACGTACGAGGTGTCCCGGTCGCTCGCGGCCTGTGAGGGCACGGTCCTGCTCGTCGACGCGGCCCAGGGCATCGAGGCGCAGACTCTCGCCAACCTCTACCTGGCGATGGAGAACGACCTCAAGATCATCCCCGTACTGAACAAGATCGACCTGCCGGCCGCCCAGCCGGAGAAGTTCTCCGAGGAGCTCGCCAACCTCATCGGCTGCGACCCCGAGGACGTTCTCAAGGTCTCCGCCAAGACAGGCCTGGGCGTCGAGGCGCTGCTCGACAAGGTCGTCGCCGAGATCCCCGCCCCGGTCGGCGTCCAGGACGCCCCCGCCCGCGCGATGATCTTCGACTCGGTCTATGACTCCTACCGCGGTGTCGTGACGTATGTACGTGTCATCGACGGGCAGCTCAACAAGCGTGAGCGCATCCGGATGATGTCCACCGGCGCGACCCACGAGCTGCTGGAGATCGGTGTCTCGGCCCCCGAGATGAAGGCGGCCGACGGGCTCGGTGTCGGCGAGGTGGGTTACATCATCACCGGCGTGAAGGACGTCCGCCAGTCCAAGGTCGGTGACACGATCACCACCCTGCACAAGGGCGCCACCGAGGCGCTCGGCGGGTACAAGGACCCCAAGCCCATGGTCTTCTCGGGCCTGTATCCGCTGGACGGGTCCGACTACCCCGAGCTGCGCGACGCCCTGGACAAGCTCCAGCTCAACGACGCCGCGCTGGTGTACGAGCCGGAGACGTCGGCGGCGCTGGGCTTCGGCTTCCGCGTCGGTTTCCTCGGGCTGCTGCACCTCGACGTGATCCGTGAGCGGCTGGAGCGCGAGTTCGGGCTCGACCTGATCGCGACCGCCCCGAACGTGGTCTACCGGGTCGAGATGGAGGACCGCAGCGAGCACATCGTCACCAACCCGAGCGAGTTCCCCGAGGGCAAGATCGACAAGGTCTACGAGCCTGTCGTGCGGGCGACCATCCTCGCGCCCTCGGAGTTCATCGGCGCGATCATGGAGCTGTGCCAGACCCGGCGCGGCACCCTGCTCGGCATGGACTACCTCTCGGAGGACCGGGTCGAGATCCGCTACACCCTGCCGCTCGCGGAGATCGTCTTCGACTTCTTCGACCAGCTGAAGTCCAAGACCCGCGGCTACGCCTCGCTGGACTACGAGCCCACCGGCGAGCAGACCTCCAGCCTGGTCAAGGTCGACATCCTGCTGCACGGCGACAAGGTCGACGCCTTCTCGGCGGTCACGCACAAGGACCAGGCGTACGCGTACGGGGTCCGGCTGGTCGCCAAGCTGCGCGAGCTGATCCCGAGGCAGGCCTTCGAGGTGCCCATCCAGGCGGCCATCGGCTCCCGGGTCATCGCCCGCGAGACCATCCGCGCCATCCGCAAGGACGTCCTCGCCAAGTGCTACGGCGGTGACATCTCCCGTAAGCGGAAGCTGCTGGAGAAGCAGAAGGAAGGCAAGAAGCGGATGAAGATGGTGGGCTCTGTGGAGGTTCCGCAAGAGGCCTTCATCGCCGTGCTGTCCAGCGACGACAGCGGCCCCGCGGCCAAGGGCAAGAAGTAG
- the rpsT gene encoding 30S ribosomal protein S20 — protein sequence MANIKSQIKRIKTNEKARLRNKAVKSSLKTAIRKAREASAAGDVEKATEYTRAASRALDKAVSKGVIHKNQAANKKSALASKVAALKG from the coding sequence GTGGCGAACATCAAGTCCCAGATCAAGCGGATCAAGACCAACGAGAAGGCCCGGCTGCGCAACAAGGCCGTCAAGTCCTCTCTGAAGACCGCGATCCGCAAGGCCCGCGAGGCGTCTGCCGCGGGTGACGTCGAGAAGGCCACCGAGTACACGCGCGCCGCGTCGCGCGCTCTCGACAAGGCCGTCTCGAAGGGCGTCATCCACAAGAACCAGGCCGCCAACAAGAAGTCGGCGCTTGCTTCGAAGGTCGCCGCGCTCAAGGGCTGA